One Phocoena phocoena chromosome 5, mPhoPho1.1, whole genome shotgun sequence genomic window, TGGGTTCCACTGTCAGCTCCCCAAATGTGGAAAAAAACTGCTCCATTTCTTTCTGAAGCATGTCATTTCTCTTCTCTGCATCTTCTTTTGCTCGCTCGGCATTTCGCATTTTGATTTCTATCATTGtgaactttttcctttcttgatcCAGTTCATCGTGGAGGCTCATCATTTCTGTTTCCAAAGTCAAGTTTCGCTGTTCTAAGCTAcaaagggtgggggaaggaataagacataaagcaattttattaatttgaaattcaaaagggctaaaaaatatttcctaaactGTCTCTGCAATGTTTAGGAAATTGGATTGAGCCTTTCAAATCAATGAAGCAAGGTCCACGGATTAAaaggtgtatatatattctttttttaactgattcCTAACATGATTTACTATCATTTTGTTGAGACCCCAAGACATCTCTTGAATGTACTTCATTGTCATTTGATAGCGAATTAATGAATTTTGGCAAAAAGAAGTCAGAGACCAATGTCATGGAGCACAGAATGGCAGAAGTAGGAGGCAACCTAAACCACAAAGCTTCCTGAATCATTATGTAAATCTGGCTTTACTAAaagaaaggtgggggggggggggagtctaataaagttggaagaaaaaaaggacaattatttttgctttctatcaaaggaaaaagaatgatagtgaaaatgTCTCTGTTAGAAAGGTTAAGTCAACTGCTAAGAATGGGCTTCTCTGGGACATATAGAGTCCCATCATATAAAAGTGGTATTAACAGCAGTCACCGTATAGTAACAAGAGAGGTAGAGATTACATGTGTTGAATAAGTAATTCATCTGACATTCTGTGACAATGGAGTCCACCTAAGTAGCCTACTATCTAAAATTCTCACTGCCTTCCAAGTTAATATATCTTAAGATCTCTAGagttatatttttataggtttataGCTACATTCTTTTGGATAACTGTATAATTTTAGATAATTTCCTATAAACAGAGTTTTCCCAATAATCACTAAGTTCCAAAACATaatttattattgctgttgttcaaGGAGGAATAGTAAGAACTTGATTATTAGATGATGTGTCTTGGTAATGgctgacattttaatttctcctattctgagcTAAAGTCCCAGGAGTATGTTTGAATTTGACATACTATTGAAATATGAAAGGCTAATGCACAGGTAGCTCTCAGAAAgctgattattttaataattttcaaattaaaatctcaattatttttctgttttgaaataatgagtCCCATATGTTGATATTTCATCCAGATAATCATAAGAACACTTAAAGATGAATCTGCTCTCCCTTTGTAAGaaactagaattttttaaaacgtcACATTCTATAATCAGTTTAGAAGGCCATTTTGACCACATGATcacattttttacataaaaaccTGGTAGTCACCCAgaattattttacaatatattctcttttctttctaaagctacttattttagaactaaaaaagCTGGAAGAAACTCAAGTTTAAATACCAAGGAagacaccttttaaaaaatatactaatgCATTTTACATAACAGTCACTCATATGAAACGTCCAAGAATCTAATAGACTGGGCTGAAAACAGAAGAAACCCCTCCCACTGTAAGCACAGATCAatgttggaaaaatatataagaaaaatattttttaaaatacatagcaaggttaaaagaaataaaagagcatCTTGAAGTTATCAGAACCAAGGAAGAAACTCAAATTTAGAACAGTAAATGGAAGCACATGAGGGGTATTGTTCCTGGATAGAAGCCCTGGAAGCTGTGActaggtttttattttgctcatggGGAGGAGGAGATCTCCAGTATAAAAGAGGCAGAAGGCTGAAAGTGATTCAACTGAGAGCTTGGAACATCAATTTTCTTTATGACAAAGAGAATACAAAAACTCTACTCATGGGCTGAGTGAAGTGACAGAATtaatcagaagagaaaataaataaatgagaaaacagctcTGAGGAAAAATTACCCAGAATTCCTCACGtaatgaaaaaagatgaaaatgtaaTATAAGAAAGAGAAGCTAACAGAGATGGAGAATGGATTAAGAAGGTCCAACATACTTTAATAAGGGTTGGAGAGacagaaaattgagaaaaatgggaagatgaaataaacaaaaatggtgATGGATAAAAATACTccagaactgaaaaaaatatgtctTCAAATAATGAAACATAAAGTTTGAAAGTTAATGGAAATATATAGCAGAATGttattaatcaaaataaaagttatatagcaatattaatatgagaaaaaatattttggggcAAAAAGCATTATTACCATTACTttatgataaaaggatcaattcatCAGGGAGATATAAACAATTCTGAACTTTTATTCATCTAGCTGTATAGTTTCAAGttattcaatataaaatataacaaaattataaagatagATAAATCCACaaaaattaggaaattttaaGATAACTTTCTTAGAAATTATAGCTCTATCTGATGAAAATTAGGAGAAATGTAAAAGATTTGAACAGCTTGATTAACAGATTTGATCTATTGGTCATATATACAATCCCAAACcaataataagttaataaatacttCTTACAAGACCAAATAATTGATATCATACAAATgaatttttctgaccacaatatgATAAAAGGagaaggtgagggaggagggaataACATCAAACTCAcatgtttaaaaactaaaaatcataCATATCAATGATAGATAAAGTATAGCATCTATTTCTCTatcatctttctatctatctagggatgtatgtacgtatgtgtgtatatatgtacgtatctattatctatctatctctatctatctatctatctatctatctatctatctatcatctatctatccttAATACTTGTAGGGTAGAGTTAAAAAGGAATTGAAAGACAAATGTATAATTCTAAACAGGAATGATCAAGAATTAACTAGAACAGTTACTTCTTATATTTCTGTGGCTTGGTCATGTGGCAGCTCCTCTGCCCTACTTTATCATGGACCTCTCCCTTTGCTTGTCACATGGGTAAAAATGCTACAGTGAAAGAGGCCAATGAATGACATTCTGCTGGAAGCTTCTATTATTTTATCAATGTCTCTAAAATGCACCATAGACTCAGAACATAAATGTAGCACCAATGTTCTCATAAATGAACCTGTACGTCTGCAACCATTCAGAATAATGTATTCCTATCCTAAGGTAAGTTTCAAGTGTTATCTCTTGCTTTTCAGTGCTAAGTGCTAATTTATCATCATGCCTTGGCAGCAATTCAGAGATTTGGTAGTCAGTGGTTCCAAAAACTACATTCAGAATGAAGAGTAGCCTTATAAGATGATGactccatttttcttcttatttaaacCTCCTGTCACTTAGCATTATATAGGAAAATTCAAACCAAGTTTCTGTTTCCAAGAAAGTAACTTTTTCAATCTAACATataagaagtatttttttaatatttactttaccATAGCtcttaaaaatacatatctttTTGCTTGATAATTGATAAATGGATGGGaaacattaaaatacattaaggtcaactttatatataaaaatgaaaccaCGTGGGATTTGGAGCCATGGAAGCATTTGAAGCAGGACAAAGACTGAGGTTCACAAACTATGAGGACCCTAAACAAGAAGGGGTCTACTAAGGCACAGTCTGGGACTGGGACTGAGGCCACTAGAGGGGTTACTTCAGGCTAAACTGAGCCTCAGGCCTTCTCTTGAGAGTGCAGTGTCCTTCCCTTATACTACACTGAACAGAGAACATAAAAACAATCAGTTTTGTAATTCTGTGACCTTGGTGAAATCGCGGGGTGTGCTGATGTTCAGGTTTCCAGCACAAGGTTGTATTTGTGAATCCTGGGCTCCATTCTCTGTATTCCTGCCTTTCAAGATGATGGAGCATCTAGCAGTCAGGGGTACTGTCAACACAGGATGCTCAGCCAATAGCCCATGTCTTGCCCAGGTTGCTTCTCTGAAGTTGCTAAGCCATCGCCACCTCGGTCAACTTATGAGAAGACGTCAACTGCTTTCAATTAGGTTTCAGCGCAACTGCTTCCTTATAATTCATATGTTTTGCTCCCCACTTAGGCTACAATTTCCATTGTCCATATGAATACACTTCATGCCATCACTTTTCTCAGAAACTTCCCTGGATTCCAATcccagagtaaaagccaaagactTAAGATGATCCTGAAAGCTCTAAGGTACCTCTCTGAGCTCCTCACTTATTCCATCTCACGGCATTTCCACTCCTCCCAGGCATCTGCGTAGCTGCCTCTTTAACCTCCTATAAGGCCCTACACTTAGAATTACCCCTCACTAACACTTCTTACCCCTCTTCCCTGCTTTAGTCTTCTACTTAGCATGAgatctattttacttatttatctgtcTCCTCCAGTGGAATGGAAGCATGCTCCACGAGTGCtgagtttttgtctgttttatccaCTGCTGAATCCTTGGGGTCTGGGTCTGAGCTTGGGAGAGAACAGATACTCTCCCAGcattcagcaaaggaaaaaatgaacaataaagaTCTGTTTATTTCTCCAACGTCTCTTTATCCTCATTTCATCCTCTTCCTATGAGAACAGACTCCTTGTTCTGCACTCATCCCCTTCcgctcctctccccagccctcgaACACAAATCCACACATTTATTGACAAGATATAGTATTACTGAGCAACTGCTCTATGCCAGGGACAATGTGCAATGATTTCTTACATGCTTTCATGGCAGATACTGCtagaatttaaaatgttcacattAGGGAGCTGAGATTCACAGAGATGAAGTGAGTTTTCCCAAAGTCCCACAGCTTACAAATGGTGAAGCTACCCAGCTCTCTGACTTTGGAGTCAGCATATTTACCCTCTGGGTGAGCCTGTCTCATATTAGAAAGCTATCACACCCTCTCTGGCAGTTTGGGGCTCCAGATTTTCCTCACCTCTTTATCCTGGACTCATACTCTATCTTCTGTTTGGTCATTTCCTGCTTCAGGCTGGACACTAAACTATGCAGTGCGCTGTGGTTGCTGGTGTGGCCAACAAAGGTCTCACTGTTGTCACTGCTGCTGGTGGCACGACTACTTCGACCACCCACACTCCTCCGGTCACTTTTGTTTTCATAGTCCCCGGGGTGGGAAAGGTCGTCCTGTGGGGGCCCATCCAAAACGGGGTCCTCAAAGTTCCCACCGTAAAAGTCTTGTTCCgggcaggtggtggtggaggagcgGCAGGAGTTGGAGTTCTCAGGGAGGGAGATTTCACAGGACGAAGTGGACCAGGTGGCACTGTCGATGCTCTGCTTGTCGTCAAGGCTCATCACGGAGAACTGTTGGTGGACGTTGTCATAGGTGGAGAGTCTGTTGTGCTGGCCCGACTCTCCAGCTTGCTCTTTCTGCTTGTTATCCCTCAGGGTCACGTAGCCATTGGGCAGCCAGCTCATGCTGCGACCATTCACGGGGTTCCCGAGGGTATCTGTGTTCAAAATGCCCATCCGCACCGTTCCGTTCTGTACACTGTGGGTGCCCATTTTGGTACCAGACCCCTTCAGGGAAGAGGTCCTTCTGGCCTGTAAGCTCCCATTGGGAGTGGTTTGGGCTTTCTCAAGTCCTTCTGCATTACTGCTGCTGAAGGACCCATTGGTGACTATCCCACTGCCCTTATTGAAGGCAGGATTCTTTTTGACCATGAGGGGGGGGCTCCTAGAGACATCCAGTTTGTGAACGCTATTCCTTGGGCTGTTGGTTTTGCTGCCTGATAGAGCTGTGGGGGATCCGTTATCCATGCTGCTTCTCTGGGGAGACTCAGACTTGTCCCAAGAGCACCGTCTTACAGGACTGTCCTTGGTATTAGTGTTCTCCTTGTTCTGTAGCTGACCCATGGTGGCTTTCTTCTGAAGgtcattgttgttgttgctcaCTCCATCCTGGGGCTTGCTTTGCAACTCTGCATCTTTGGGGAAGAGGCGATCATGTTTGCTAATCATCATTGACATCAACTGTTGGACCACCACAGTGCCTGGAAttgcacagaaaacaaaatagtatgagtgaaacagttttatttcttattttgaatgTGACTCTTAAAGAGTTATTAAAGAGTTCAGGTGAACATTCAGCATTATTATTAGCAGTGTCAAACTATATTcataatgatgataatagcaaTATTATCTATAGCAATATTAACTGCTAAAATTTCTTGAGCATTTAACATGAACTATACCAAGCACTTTACTTTTGTTAGTGtagttggatttaaaaaaaaaatctatgaatagATACTGTTCTATCTATCACTGTCTTatgaaagttaagtaacttgatcaGCATCCCAAAGCTATTAAGGAGAAAatgcagggcttgaacccagaaTTAATTAGTTCCAAAGACCAGCCTCTTCATTGTCACACATTTCTTGGAAGTTTAACATTTAATTAGGAAAAATCTTTCTTTGAGGAAGTCACTGTTATCTCTCATCAGACAATTGCCTCAAACTATCAAGACATTTGTAGTGGCATCTCAAAGTGGAACCCTATAAAATCTCCAGTGGATATATGGTCTGTCTTTATAATATAGCAAGACAATGAAGTTCCATACAACTTTTGCTCAGCATTCGAAACCTTCAGGGCATTTTAAGTGACATTAGCCAAAATGGTGTAATAAAGACCTACAAGAATCctctcctccataaaagcaactgacaaaaatATTCTGAATCATCATTTGCAGAACTTTGGAAATTAAAGGCTTGTTGTAATCTGGAgagtgtttattaaaaataaaatcattgaatCTTGGTACAGAATAGCAAGCACTGTGGTATTTTAACTCATCCTATTCCTATCCTCCTCTCTGCAGTGGCCTTGAAAACCAACAGCCCACAATCACAGTGGGAACCAGCAGTCTGGCAGCCACTGGAATGGGAAAAGCAGGGATGGAAATCCTTCAAAGTCCCATTCCCAAAGAATTGTCATTATTTTACTTGCTTGGTGGTTCCCTGGAAGACGCCACTCAAGAGGCTTGTCTTCATTTTATCTAAATAAGAATTTGACCAGGGTGAGCAACACTTTCTCAAGGCCATTTGTCAAAAACAATTAGGGGctctttcatttaaaatcatgtttgCCTGAAGCAAGTGGATAACAGTTGAAGACAAACAATAGGCTAAACAAAAAGCTTAGAAGAAAAATCTGAGGAAAGAGACTTCCATAGGAGGTGTTGAAAAGCTCTGCTTTATTCCTGAGAATTTAGAAGATTACATGCATGCTTAGGGTTCTGTGCATGCCTAGGGCTATATGCATGCTCAGGAAAGAACTGAGAAGTCCCCAAACTCTCACCTCTGACTGATCTTGAGGCTCTGCACAAAAAGGATCTGAATGCTAAAGCAGAGTTGTAACCTGCCTGGCTGAGTGTTGAAAGTTTGCCCCAACACGAACACAGAGTGTCTTGGTAAAGACTGGGAGACTTATTAGCTCTAGTCTTTTAATCCTTGTTCAATCCTTAGCTGACAACTGTAAGCCAAGCAGAGACTTCAGTGGCCACAGATGACAAATAATATAGACTTTAGAGAATTAGTTCAGAAAACTCACTAAAAAGCCAaacaacaaacagcaacaacaacaaagggaGGGTAAGAATCTGATATCCAGAGTTcccatattattatattatttttaaaatgtgcagttttcaaaaaaataatgctacatgcaaaaaataaacaaaacatggccCATatacaagggaaagaaaaaaaaaaacagactctgAGGAAACCCAGACACTGTACTCACTGGTCAAAGACTTtaaatttgctattttaaatgttttctaataaaTGAAGGAACCAAAGGAAAGTGAGAATAATGTTTTGCCAAATATCAATAAAGAGCTTGAAAGTGtagaaaagaatcaaatagatATTCTGGAGTTGAAaggtacaataactgaaatgaaaagaatcaGTAGAGGGGATCAACAGCAGacttgagcaggcagaagaaagaatcagcataCCTGAAGACAACTGTGGTTACTcagtctgaggaacagaaggaagaggaataaagacaaatGAGCAGAGcttcagagacctgtgggacaccatcaagcATACCAGCATAGGCGTAAGAGTAGGAGGAGAGTAGAAAGAGAAAtgagcagaaagaatatttgaagaaagagtTGCTGGAATTTGaagaaatttgatgaaaaatatgagtCTACACATTCAAGAAGCTCATCAAATTCCAAGCAAGCTAAATGCAAAAGGATCTAGACCTAGATCCATCACAGTCAAACTGTCTTAAAGAGAACCTTGAGAACAGCAAGAGATAACCAACTCATGTATAATGGATTCTcaataagattatcagctgatttttcatcattctcaTTGCCAGAATTATATTATCCAGCAAACCTatgtttcaaaaatgaaggacaaATAAAACATTCCTAgctaaacaaaaacagagaatttGCCAATAGCAAATCTGCTCTACAAGAAATATCAACACTTCAGGGCATTTTAAACAAAGAGAAGAccttcaagaaagaaaataattctcttacacaaatgaaaatgctaaggttctcatttgatccttatatttatattattcacTGCAAAGTATGATT contains:
- the ARHGAP24 gene encoding rho GTPase-activating protein 24 isoform X1; amino-acid sequence: MEENNDSMENPQQGQGRNNAMKCGWLRKQGGFVKTWHTRWFVLKGDQLYYFKDEDETKPLGTIFLPGNKVLEHPCNEESPGKFLFEVVPGGDRDRMTANHESYLLMASTQNDMEDWVKSIRRVIWGPFGGGIFGQKLEDTVRYEKRYGHRLAPMLVEQCVDFIRQRGLKEEGLFRLPGQANLVKELQDAFDCGEKPSFDSNTDVHTVASLLKLYLRELPEPVIPYAKYEDFLSCAKLLSKEEEAGVKGLAKQVKSLPVVNYNLLKYICRFLDEVQSYSGINKMSVQNLATVFGPNILRPKVEDPLTIMEGTVVVQQLMSMMISKHDRLFPKDAELQSKPQDGVSNNNNDLQKKATMGQLQNKENTNTKDSPVRRCSWDKSESPQRSSMDNGSPTALSGSKTNSPRNSVHKLDVSRSPPLMVKKNPAFNKGSGIVTNGSFSSSNAEGLEKAQTTPNGSLQARRTSSLKGSGTKMGTHSVQNGTVRMGILNTDTLGNPVNGRSMSWLPNGYVTLRDNKQKEQAGESGQHNRLSTYDNVHQQFSVMSLDDKQSIDSATWSTSSCEISLPENSNSCRSSTTTCPEQDFYGGNFEDPVLDGPPQDDLSHPGDYENKSDRRSVGGRSSRATSSSDNSETFVGHTSNHSALHSLVSSLKQEMTKQKIEYESRIKSLEQRNLTLETEMMSLHDELDQERKKFTMIEIKMRNAERAKEDAEKRNDMLQKEMEQFFSTFGELTVEPRRTERGNTIWIQ
- the ARHGAP24 gene encoding rho GTPase-activating protein 24 isoform X3, which encodes MTANHESYLLMASTQNDMEDWVKSIRRVIWGPFGGGIFGQKLEDTVRYEKRYGHRLAPMLVEQCVDFIRQRGLKEEGLFRLPGQANLVKELQDAFDCGEKPSFDSNTDVHTVASLLKLYLRELPEPVIPYAKYEDFLSCAKLLSKEEEAGVKGLAKQVKSLPVVNYNLLKYICRFLDEVQSYSGINKMSVQNLATVFGPNILRPKVEDPLTIMEGTVVVQQLMSMMISKHDRLFPKDAELQSKPQDGVSNNNNDLQKKATMGQLQNKENTNTKDSPVRRCSWDKSESPQRSSMDNGSPTALSGSKTNSPRNSVHKLDVSRSPPLMVKKNPAFNKGSGIVTNGSFSSSNAEGLEKAQTTPNGSLQARRTSSLKGSGTKMGTHSVQNGTVRMGILNTDTLGNPVNGRSMSWLPNGYVTLRDNKQKEQAGESGQHNRLSTYDNVHQQFSVMSLDDKQSIDSATWSTSSCEISLPENSNSCRSSTTTCPEQDFYGGNFEDPVLDGPPQDDLSHPGDYENKSDRRSVGGRSSRATSSSDNSETFVGHTSNHSALHSLVSSLKQEMTKQKIEYESRIKSLEQRNLTLETEMMSLHDELDQERKKFTMIEIKMRNAERAKEDAEKRNDMLQKEMEQFFSTFGELTVEPRRTERGNTIWIQ
- the ARHGAP24 gene encoding rho GTPase-activating protein 24 isoform X2, which produces MPEDGSTGGRPSGALASTPFIPKTTYRRIKRCFSFRKGIFGQKLEDTVRYEKRYGHRLAPMLVEQCVDFIRQRGLKEEGLFRLPGQANLVKELQDAFDCGEKPSFDSNTDVHTVASLLKLYLRELPEPVIPYAKYEDFLSCAKLLSKEEEAGVKGLAKQVKSLPVVNYNLLKYICRFLDEVQSYSGINKMSVQNLATVFGPNILRPKVEDPLTIMEGTVVVQQLMSMMISKHDRLFPKDAELQSKPQDGVSNNNNDLQKKATMGQLQNKENTNTKDSPVRRCSWDKSESPQRSSMDNGSPTALSGSKTNSPRNSVHKLDVSRSPPLMVKKNPAFNKGSGIVTNGSFSSSNAEGLEKAQTTPNGSLQARRTSSLKGSGTKMGTHSVQNGTVRMGILNTDTLGNPVNGRSMSWLPNGYVTLRDNKQKEQAGESGQHNRLSTYDNVHQQFSVMSLDDKQSIDSATWSTSSCEISLPENSNSCRSSTTTCPEQDFYGGNFEDPVLDGPPQDDLSHPGDYENKSDRRSVGGRSSRATSSSDNSETFVGHTSNHSALHSLVSSLKQEMTKQKIEYESRIKSLEQRNLTLETEMMSLHDELDQERKKFTMIEIKMRNAERAKEDAEKRNDMLQKEMEQFFSTFGELTVEPRRTERGNTIWIQ